A genomic stretch from Streptomyces sp. QL37 includes:
- a CDS encoding ATP-binding protein, giving the protein MTGIPESFHADVHGDTVIDADQLVRITSLHRGFLYQHLYAAACLLRFTTAGMYRLLVERDEDLEAVLPGRHLYLQVKTRSRPLQWGDVSGAVDGFAAVRARHSEGKRAGQPQLVIVANVPPGPQLAAKMEAADWPGDVTVLTPQAAAPEEWLPPAWSDLEEGIAWCTREAARVPFSSLAPLTLVWKLAARVVYACTGHGDQAFTADTVEDLHEQFVKELQAFPVLAHDYLPQADEPDLLTDDRVRLITGFSGAGKTAWAAHAAQHCPEPLTYFDTAGLSAGAVAGGLARELAGRYLDAEQRIALPHVSDLDLLRAVHQHLTGTPVAVVLDNVHRLSAAELRQITQALPTARLVLLGQPCPDQTTLTAQLSITGESLNGWNADRVAQVLADAGAPADAATVTRLMTLTGGLPLYVRNAALLAQNHYAHDTARMCQALTDRQHTAPIAQDLILEEIFEGLAPQAQTTASLLALAEVPLTEDELNRLARDAGLGPRDCARGLRALAGLGILQRTGDGTTTLHDATRALAADYTPHHPDAQHQLDLALSGILYDSLTTPGRLARWARLLARTEQTDQLLPLASHDYFFDQPFAVDLKPTLQMVADDLTARPIDRFDALNALATLALGADDAAAHKQCTSELTALADTHRENWGIRETVVLAVHQMHQYAYDRDTKALNAAYLAARAALPKNSAARRILRYNQAKGLYEAKRYVQADTIALNLVETYMAHLGLEADDIVGASVEQVAARLSGADTDLDDCKRLADCLALRARCRRQLDQPFGLAALHALKFYQLAEAWRNFIVIGQDVVDDFVELGDLRQATKLLDGALLPAAQRQALADLLLAVRAQRAVVLAHTGDFATARTEINSLLRYQMPPHQTQEINNQRDLIEQLARIERPGPR; this is encoded by the coding sequence ATGACTGGAATCCCCGAAAGCTTCCATGCCGACGTGCACGGCGACACGGTCATTGATGCCGACCAACTGGTTCGGATCACCTCGCTGCACCGGGGGTTTCTCTACCAGCACCTGTACGCAGCCGCCTGCCTGTTGCGCTTCACGACAGCTGGCATGTACCGGCTGCTGGTGGAACGCGATGAGGACCTCGAAGCCGTCCTGCCCGGACGCCATCTGTACCTGCAGGTGAAGACCCGCAGCCGGCCCCTGCAGTGGGGAGACGTCAGCGGCGCGGTCGACGGCTTCGCTGCGGTGCGGGCCCGTCACTCCGAGGGCAAGCGTGCAGGACAGCCGCAGCTGGTCATCGTGGCCAACGTGCCCCCCGGCCCGCAACTGGCCGCGAAGATGGAGGCAGCCGACTGGCCCGGCGACGTCACCGTCTTGACCCCGCAAGCGGCTGCTCCGGAGGAGTGGCTTCCGCCTGCCTGGAGCGATCTTGAGGAAGGCATCGCCTGGTGCACCCGCGAAGCCGCGCGGGTTCCCTTCTCCTCGCTGGCGCCGTTGACCCTTGTGTGGAAACTCGCCGCCCGCGTCGTCTATGCCTGCACGGGCCACGGCGACCAGGCCTTCACCGCCGACACCGTGGAAGACCTTCACGAGCAGTTCGTGAAGGAGCTGCAGGCCTTCCCGGTCCTCGCCCACGACTACCTGCCGCAGGCCGACGAGCCTGACCTGCTGACCGACGACCGGGTGCGCCTGATCACCGGTTTCTCCGGAGCGGGGAAGACCGCCTGGGCGGCCCACGCCGCCCAGCACTGTCCCGAGCCCCTCACCTACTTCGACACAGCCGGGCTATCCGCAGGCGCCGTCGCTGGCGGCCTAGCCCGTGAATTGGCGGGCCGGTACCTGGATGCCGAACAGCGCATCGCTCTGCCGCATGTCTCCGACCTCGACCTCCTGCGCGCGGTCCACCAGCACTTGACCGGCACACCGGTGGCCGTGGTCCTCGACAACGTCCACCGTCTCAGTGCCGCCGAGCTGAGGCAGATCACCCAAGCGCTGCCCACCGCCCGCCTCGTCCTGCTGGGCCAGCCGTGCCCCGACCAGACCACCCTCACCGCGCAACTGAGCATCACAGGCGAGTCCCTCAACGGCTGGAACGCAGACCGGGTGGCCCAAGTCCTCGCCGACGCCGGGGCTCCCGCCGACGCGGCCACCGTCACCCGCCTCATGACCCTCACCGGCGGGCTTCCCCTCTACGTCCGCAACGCCGCCCTGCTGGCCCAGAACCACTACGCCCACGACACGGCCCGCATGTGCCAGGCGCTCACCGACCGCCAGCACACCGCTCCCATCGCGCAGGACCTCATCCTAGAAGAGATCTTCGAGGGCCTGGCCCCGCAGGCTCAGACCACCGCTTCGCTGCTGGCGCTGGCCGAGGTCCCGCTCACCGAGGACGAGCTCAACCGTCTCGCCCGGGACGCCGGCCTCGGTCCGAGAGACTGCGCGCGAGGCCTGCGTGCTCTGGCTGGCCTCGGCATCCTTCAGCGCACCGGAGACGGGACGACCACCCTCCACGACGCCACCCGCGCCCTTGCGGCCGACTACACCCCTCACCACCCCGACGCACAGCACCAGCTCGACCTCGCCCTCAGCGGCATTCTCTACGACTCTTTGACTACGCCGGGACGTCTGGCCCGCTGGGCACGCCTGCTGGCCCGCACCGAGCAGACCGACCAACTGCTGCCCCTCGCCAGCCACGACTACTTCTTCGACCAGCCCTTCGCCGTCGACCTCAAGCCGACCCTGCAGATGGTGGCCGACGATCTCACCGCCCGGCCCATCGACCGTTTCGATGCCCTCAATGCCCTGGCCACCCTGGCACTCGGTGCCGACGATGCAGCGGCCCACAAACAATGCACCAGCGAACTCACCGCGCTCGCCGACACCCACCGCGAGAACTGGGGTATCCGGGAAACGGTAGTCCTGGCAGTTCATCAGATGCACCAGTACGCCTACGATCGCGACACCAAAGCACTCAACGCTGCCTATCTCGCGGCTCGCGCCGCACTGCCGAAGAACAGCGCCGCCCGACGCATCCTGCGCTACAACCAGGCCAAGGGCCTCTATGAGGCGAAACGCTACGTACAGGCCGACACCATCGCCCTCAACCTGGTCGAAACCTACATGGCACACCTGGGGCTCGAGGCCGACGACATCGTCGGAGCGAGTGTCGAGCAGGTGGCCGCCCGGCTGAGCGGCGCCGACACGGACCTCGACGACTGCAAGCGCCTCGCCGACTGCCTGGCCCTGCGCGCGCGGTGCCGACGGCAGCTCGATCAGCCCTTCGGCCTGGCCGCTCTGCACGCTCTGAAGTTCTACCAACTTGCCGAGGCCTGGCGGAACTTCATCGTCATTGGACAGGACGTCGTCGACGACTTCGTCGAACTCGGCGACCTGCGGCAAGCCACGAAACTCCTCGACGGCGCCCTTTTGCCCGCAGCCCAGCGGCAGGCACTCGCCGACCTTCTCCTCGCGGTACGAGCCCAGCGCGCCGTCGTCCTCGCCCACACCGGCGACTTCGCCACGGCCCGCACCGAAATCAACAGTTTGCTCCGCTACCAGATGCCGCCTCACCAGACACAAGAGATCAACAACCAGAGGGACCTGATCGAACAACTTGCACGCATTGAGCGGCCCGGACCGCGATGA